In Nocardioides sp. WS12, the DNA window CGGTCGCGTGCCGCTCCTGTTGCACCTGCTCTCACCCGCCCGCCGGCCGGCCGCGGTGACCGCGGACCTGGAGTCGTTCTGGCGCACCGGCTATCCGGCTGTGCGGGCCGAGTTGCGAGGGCGTTACCCCAAGCACGCCTGGCCCGAGGACCCCTGGACCGCACCACCCACCCGCGGCGTCCGCCGCACCTGATGGCGGGTGGGCGACAGCCACGTGCTGGGGTTCCCAGCAACGCAACCCGCCAGTAACTTGTCCTCCAAGGCCTTGTGACGCCAGTCACATCACGGGAGGAAAGGGAGCCGCCATGCGCTCGTTCAGGAAGTTGCTCGTCACCGTGGGGGTGACCTTCTCGGTGCTCGTCGGGGGAACGCTGCCGGCACAGGCCGCCGTACCCGAAGGCGGTCTCAGCGAGGCGGTCTACAACTACCTCCACCGGCCCGACTACCTGCCCGGCGGCAATGACTGGACCTGCAAGCCGACTGCTGCCCGGCCCCATCCCGTCGTGCTGGTGCCTGGCACCTTCGCGAACCTCGGCGCCAACTTCACCAAGCTCGCGCCGCGCCTGAAGAACAACGGCTTCTGCGTCTTCGGTCTCAACTACGGCATGACGGCTCTCTCCAACGGCCGGGTCGGGGGCCTCGGCCCGATCGTGGACTCTGCCCGTGAGCTCGACGCCTTCGTGGCCAGGGTGCGCACCGCGACCGGCGCCGCCAAGGTCGACATCGTCGGGCACTCGCAGGGCGGCAACGTCCCCATCTACTGGATGAAGCGGATGGGCGGCGCGGCCAAGACGGCCCACTACGTCGGCCTGGCGCCGTCCTCGCACGGGACCGACCTCAACGGCCTCGTCGACCTGGCGGAGGACCTCGACTCGCTGGGCTTCATCAACGACGCGTCGGCCTACCTCGGCACCCGTGGGGTCACCGACCAGATGGTGACCAGCGATTACACGAAGGCGCTCTGGGCCGACACCAACACGGTCCCCACCGGCCCGAAGTACACCGTCATCATGTCGCGCTGGGACGCCGTCGTGACGCCGTACTCCAGCCAGCGGCTCGCGGGCACCAACGTGCGCAACCTCGTCGTCCAGGACTACTGCTGGAACGACAACATCGGTCACGCGGGTCTGGCATTCGACGGACCGACCATGCAGCTGACACTGAACGCGCTCACCGACGGACCGTCCTGGTTCTACCCCGTCTGCTGGGACTACGGCATCCAGTGGCTGTGAACTGAGCGGCCAGCGCACGGATTCCGACCGATCATCGTTTGCTGCACCTCGACAATCTGCGAACTCGTCCGACACGGACGTCCGGGAACTAGGATGGGTGCCCTTGTGCGGCGAGGCGCCCACGAATCGCAGTGGGAGGGTCTCGATGTTTCTCGGGCGCAGCGTCGGTGGGGTTCTCCTCATGGCACTCATCGGTTCGGGGGTCGGGCTGGCGCCCGCTCGAAGCGCAGCAGTCGACGTCGCGGTAGTCGCGGAGTCATCTGACGGGGTCGTCCTGCCGGTGGCCTACCGGAGCGACCCGCCGCAGGCCGCGTCGCGGGGTTCATCGACGTTCGCGCTCAGTCCGGTGACGACCATCGAGGGGACCGATGAGCTGCATAGGAAAGTGATCCGTGTGTCTGACGGCGCGGTGGTCCGCACGGTGCGCGTGGCCAGCCTGACGACGTCGTTCGACTTGCCGTCCATCGTGGGCGACCACCTGGTCACCCGGGCGACCGCGGGCTCGGGCTCGGGCAAGACGGTGACCGTCGACAACCTGACGTCCGGGCTGGTCCACGCCTACACCATTCCTGCCCACGAAGCGGCGGTCACCTACCCGGACTGGGCGGTGACGACGCAGCGTTTCAACGACGGCCGGAGGGGTGTGTTCCTTCACCGAGCTGACGGCACGAGCTCGGCGATCGCGGGGCCCTACCCGTTCTGCTCGACCGTCAACCTGTGGGACAGCGACGAGAGCGGGGTCATCTTCAGCCTCAGTTGTGGCGATGACCAGGGTCGCTTCCTGTTTGATCCCGCCACTGGCTCCGTCGAGTCGGCGCCGGGGTTGGTGCTCACCCCCAATCGCGTCCTGAACCTGCGCCCTGTCCCGGGCGAGCAGGAGGTGACCTGGGCTCCGCGGACAGATCTGACGCAAACGCACACGACGACGGTGGCGGTGGACCAGGGGACGACCCTCAAGGTGCTCGGCGATGGTCTGGTGGCTGACGAGCCGCAGCCTTGCGATGCCACTCGTTGCGGTGCCGACCTGCGCGCCGTCGACCTGGCGACTGGATCCCTGGGCGAGGTCCTGTTGTCGCACGCCGTCGCGAAGTTGTCGGCAAGCGATGGCAGCTTGCACGTCACGGTCGACGACGGTGGGACCGGTGAGCTGGCACTTCTCCGGGCGGGCGAGGAACCGCGGTTCTTCACCACACTCCCGGCCCAACCGGTGGAGCCGCTCGACGTGGGATTCTCCGGGGACCGTGTCGTGGTGTCGTCGCGCGAGATCAGCACCGACCCCGTCCGGGAGTACGCCGGCAGTGCATGGTCGGCGGTCGATGACCCAGTGACGGGTCTGCCCCTCTCCCAGAGCACAAGGCGCCGCGGCGGCCTGCTGGTGGCTGGCGACAGCATCGCCACCGAGAAAGCTGCCGGGCTGTGGAGGGTCGTCTGGCCGGACGGCGCCCGGACCGTGGAGTCCTCGGCATTCACGCTGGGTCACCGAGGTCAGCTGGTCGGACTCACTCGCTCTGACGATGGGCTGTGGCGGACCGACGTGCAGGACCTGCGCACCGGCGCGCAGGTGTGGTCCGGGGTAACCCCCGACTCGTCGGGCCCGGCTCTGGACGGCACCTGGGTCTGGCGCCTCGCCGATGACCACACGCTCGAAGGTGTCGACACCTCCCAACCGGGACCCGTCCGACAGGTGGGTCTCGGCTCCGAGTGCTTCGCCTCAGGACTGCAGGTCCGGGGCCGCTGGGCGCTGGTCAATTGTGGGAGCCAGCCCACGCTGTTCGATCTCGATGGTGGCGCGGCGCCCCGCGTCCTCCTCGACTACCTCGACGGGTCCACCTCTTGGCGCCTCGGCACCGACTTCGCCTACACCGTGTCGAGCTACCGGGTCCCTGCAGTCAGGGTGACGGACTTCTCCTCGACGCATGTCACGCGTGAGATCGGACAAGGGGTGGTGCACGTGGTCGCGGACGACGCGGGGAGCCATACGCTGGTGTGGACGGACGCGTTCGGGCGACTCACCCGTACCGACCTGGACTGGGTGACGGTCCCGCCGCTACTCACTCCCGATCGAACGGCACCGCGGCTGGTCTCCAGCAGCGGTTCGGCTCGCTACGTGCGTGGCGTCGACGGCCGACGCGCCGTGAGCGTCGGCTGGAGGTACTCCGACCCGGTCCGCAGCGGCGAGGTCGCTCCGTCCGGCGTCGCCTCGTACGACGTGCGGTGGCGCACCGCTACGCCGGCCGGTGCCTGGTCGGCGTGGTCGATGGTCTCCCGCTACACGCAGACTTCAATGACCCGGACCTTCCGTGACGAGCAGACAGCCTGTTTCCAGGTCCGCGGCAGGGACCGAGTTGGCAACCTGTCCTCGTGGTCGACGAGCAGGTGCACCACCATCGACGGGGAGCCTCCGGTCCTGACCCGCGCCTCCATCGACACGTCGCGGTTCGACCGGCTTCTCTTCCGTTACCGCGCAACGGACACCTACGGCATCAGCCACTACGTCGTTCGCTACCGCCTGGGCTCCAACTCCGCGCCGTGGATGGCAAGCGCGAGGTGGCTCCACCTCACCCAGACGTCCGTCAGTCGCGTTCGAAGCCCCAGCCGCACCTGTTTCAAGGTCACTGCGGTGGACCGTGTCGGCCACCGCGACACCGCGATCAGGTGCGTACGCGGCAGGTAGCGGACCGATCACTTCTCCGCAGCTCGACCGTCGTTACCTGCGACAGTTCAAGCGACCACAGGAGTGAACCGTGGAGACAACCGCACCAACCCCGACCGGGCCGATCGGCGCCGATGAAGCCGAGTTCATGCAGGCAGCGCGCACCGATGACGGTGGTCGGTTCGCGTTGCTCACCGAACGCTTTCGACGCGAACTGCTGGTCCACTGCTACCGCATGCTTGCGTCGTACGACGACGCGCAGGACCTCACGCAGGAGACCTTCCTTCGCGCGTGGGCGAAGCGGGAGTCCTTCCAGGGGCGGGCGTCGTTGCGCACCTGGCTGTACCGGATCGCGACCAACGCCTGCCTGGACTTCATCGAGAAGAGGCGTGACCGTACGCCCGTGCCGGCCGATCTGCACGGCGTGGGCGGGACGGGCACGGAGGTGCTCTACCTGCAGCCGTGGCCCGATGGCCAGCCGGACGACCCGTACACCCAGGTCGTGGCCCGGGAGACCATCGAACTGGCGTTCATCGTGGCCGTGCAGCACCTGCCCGCACGGCAGCGCGCCGTACTCATCCTGCGCGACGTGCTCGGCTGGCCGGCCCAGCAGACGGCCGACGCCCTTGAACTCACGCTGGCCTCGGCCAACAGCGCGCTCGCGCGGGCCCGGGCCACGATGCGCCAGCACCTGCCGGATGGTCGGCTCGACTGGAGTGCCCGCGCGGGGCAAGGGTTGAGCGAGGCGGAGCAGACCCTGGTGTCGAGGTACGTCGAGCATCTCGAGAACCTCGACCTCGACGGGTTGGCGGACCTCCTGCGCGACGACGTGAGGTTCGCGATGCCGCCGCAGGTCGGCGTGTGGGTCGGTCGCGCAGCGGTCGTCCAGACCTGGATCGACGGCGGGCTCGACAAGCTGGAGCCGACCGCGTTCCGGTGCCTGATCACGACGGCGAACGGCCAGCCGGCCGTGGCGGCGTACCACCGTTCGCCCGGCGCCACGACCTACGAAGCGCTGGCCCTGGACGTGCTGCGGGTCGAGGGTGGGCTGGTCGCCGAGATGCTCACCTTCGGGCCCGAGATGTTCGAGCGCTTCGGCTTGCCGGAGGAGCTGTGAACCGAACCTGCCGGGCGTCGTACCAACCAAATTCGGGGCACCTCGGCTGATACCGCCCCGAAAATGGTTGGTACGACGCACACGAGTGACGTGCGACTGAGGGTTGCCTGAGTTGGCCCTGCTAAGTTCGCAGCGCCAGTCGTACTCCGAAGGGAGTCAGGGAACCCGGTGAGAATCCGGGACTGACGCGCAGCGGTGAGGGTGACGGGCGAGGCACTTTGCCACTGGATCAATGCGATCCGGGAAGGCGCTTCGTCTGGATGATCCCGAGTCCGAAGACCTGCTGGCCGTGGGCGACAACGTCCGCGTGATCTGTCCAACAGGCCTCGCGACAAAGGTCTCGACATGAGATGAGAACTCATGATGCGCATTTCCCGACCCCTGGCGACCCTTGCCTCCGTCTCGCTCCTGACGGTGCTCACCTCGGTGCTCACCGCCTGCGCGGGCGCTCCGTCCGAGGAGAAGGCGTCGTCCACCACGGATGGGTACCCGGTCGAGGTCACCACCTGTGGCTTCACCTCCACCCTCGACGCCAGGCCCACCCGGGCGATCACGATGAACCAGGGC includes these proteins:
- a CDS encoding alpha/beta fold hydrolase, with product MRSFRKLLVTVGVTFSVLVGGTLPAQAAVPEGGLSEAVYNYLHRPDYLPGGNDWTCKPTAARPHPVVLVPGTFANLGANFTKLAPRLKNNGFCVFGLNYGMTALSNGRVGGLGPIVDSARELDAFVARVRTATGAAKVDIVGHSQGGNVPIYWMKRMGGAAKTAHYVGLAPSSHGTDLNGLVDLAEDLDSLGFINDASAYLGTRGVTDQMVTSDYTKALWADTNTVPTGPKYTVIMSRWDAVVTPYSSQRLAGTNVRNLVVQDYCWNDNIGHAGLAFDGPTMQLTLNALTDGPSWFYPVCWDYGIQWL
- a CDS encoding RNA polymerase subunit sigma-70 → METTAPTPTGPIGADEAEFMQAARTDDGGRFALLTERFRRELLVHCYRMLASYDDAQDLTQETFLRAWAKRESFQGRASLRTWLYRIATNACLDFIEKRRDRTPVPADLHGVGGTGTEVLYLQPWPDGQPDDPYTQVVARETIELAFIVAVQHLPARQRAVLILRDVLGWPAQQTADALELTLASANSALARARATMRQHLPDGRLDWSARAGQGLSEAEQTLVSRYVEHLENLDLDGLADLLRDDVRFAMPPQVGVWVGRAAVVQTWIDGGLDKLEPTAFRCLITTANGQPAVAAYHRSPGATTYEALALDVLRVEGGLVAEMLTFGPEMFERFGLPEEL